A single genomic interval of Helianthus annuus cultivar XRQ/B chromosome 13, HanXRQr2.0-SUNRISE, whole genome shotgun sequence harbors:
- the LOC110901053 gene encoding uncharacterized protein LOC110901053: MPGFMEYVGGLCSSFSFHGPADLALATKLKFLKNKIRSCVAFERRHRDAVYNKKKEAVEKLEKEAELRDLRPTELQHREECKSFMLEYDRVKMLDYRQKARVKWAVEGDENTGFFHGVINANTSNNRINGLMVNGEWVSNPTVIKDKAFTFFAEKFKEPMKDRPPFVCPNLSRLTNSEAELLIEPFSLAEIKEAVWSCDGEKAPGPDGFNFKFIKRCWEGLKDDFMAVFEEFF; encoded by the coding sequence ATGCCGGGGTTTATGGAGTATGTGGGAGGCCTTTGCTCGTCTTTTTCATTCCATGGGCCTGCAGATCTTGCTTTAGCAACCAAGCTGAAgttcttaaaaaataaaattaggAGTTGTGTGGCATTTGAAAGAAGGCATAGGGATGCTGTCTATAATAAAAAAAAGGAGGCAGTTGAAAAATTGGAAAAAGAAGCTGAACTAAGGGACCTGAGGCCAACGGAACTCCAACATAGAGAAGAATGCAAGTCTTTTATGTTGGAATATGATAGGGTTAAAATGTTGGATTATCGCCAGAAAGCTCGGGTTAAGTGGGCGGTGGAAGGGGATGAAAATACCGGATTTTTTCACGGGGTTATAAACGCAAATACATCAAACAACCGAATTAATGGGTTAATGGTAAACGGGGAGTGGGTGTCAAATCCGACGGTAATAAAGGACAAAGCCTTTACTTTTTTTGCTGAAAAATTTAAGGAGCCGATGAAGGACCGGCCGCCGTTTGTGTGTCCAAATTTGTCCCGCCTAACCAACTCGGAGGCTGAATTACTGATTGAACCATTCTCTTTGGCGGAAATAAAAGAGGCCGTATGGTCGTGTGACGGGGAAAAGGCTCCTGGACCAGACGGGTTCAACTTCAAATTCATTAAAAGGTGTTGGGAAGGGTTGAAAGATGATTTCATGGCTGTGTTCGAGGAGTTTTTTTAG
- the LOC110898180 gene encoding putative HVA22-like protein g yields MLGELITNSLVLILGYAYPAFECFKTLEKHGVENGELRFWCQYWVIVAILTVFERVGDMFISWVPMYGEMKLALIIYLWYPKTKGTWYVYEAMLRPFIENHETDIERSLKEMRAKAWDVAIYYWHNSTELGQTKFFEIFHYIVSKPTRSEILYNHQNSGDGRPPPPPVTTTSFFRSEQDEDTWAPTAPPLPNTTGRHRAVYAEELHLPPSPTRSNSSSGHREHWLRFRRSRGT; encoded by the exons ATGTTGGGTGAGCTTATAACAAACAGTCTTGT GTTGATTCTTGGATATGCTTATCCAGCTTTTGAGTGTTTTAAAACACTTGAGAAACATGGAGTTGAAAATGGGGAATTGAGATTTTGGTGTCAATACTG GGTGATCGTTGCAATACTCACTGTTTTTGAAAGGGTCGGTGATATGTTCATATCATG GGTACCAATGTATGGAGAGATGAAGCTAGCACTCATTATCTATTTATGGTATCCTAAGACAAAG GGGACCTGGTATGTATATGAAGCAATGTTGAGGCCCTTTATAGAAAATCATGAGACAGATATAGAAAGGAGTTTAAAGGAAATGAGGGCTAAAGCATGGGACGTGGCAATTTATTATTGGCACAACTCTACAGAATTGGGTCAAACAAAGTTCTTTGAAATCTTTCATTATATAGTCTCTAAGCCCACAAGATCTGAG ATTCTATACAATCATCAGAACTCCGGTGACGGACGTCCACCGCCACCACCGGTGACTACAACATCTTTTTTCCGATCAGAGCAAGACGAAGACACGTGGGCGCCCACCGCTCCACCCCTACCAAACACCACCGGCCGCCACCGCGCTGTGTACGCCGAGGAACTCCACCTTCCACCATCGCCTACCCGATCCAACTCGTCTTCGGGTCACCGCGAACATTGGCTAAGATTTAGACGGTCAAGAGGAACTTGA